The following proteins are encoded in a genomic region of Gimesia algae:
- a CDS encoding O-antigen ligase family protein, with protein sequence MSKQRKKKPPQLTRVETTSTASSLLWLTSLLQGAQLFLVGTLILARYFVPAESAPDGDTLTFALGWFLVSILYAASLLTDRSRSFRLDLFDCAVWLLVAGQVLSTLVMIWLGEGQQRDALNMMWEWVALGCSFSLIRRLIDTSALRGTLIVGFITTVVVLSVYGIWQHHWMYDQLSKEYLDARQQYDATRSPEALQKLLSMGVPSDAIHGSSRKLFEQRLLNSSEPLGLFALANTFAGLLAVGFLLSFALTIDCFFQKSSQSRSLWKRWKPGIFLLATMLIGYCLILTKSRTAWVGLIGGLVSLGLLKLLQSRRSTTADPQRWKKQVLKWGGLAAILCVGFLLLATLSGGFDRAVLTEAPKSLQYRIEYWTATWDVIKENPLWGTGPGNFRSHYLKFKLPGSSEEIADPHNFLLDVWANGGLIAFVGLLLILCLTCYRWIIKPLPDQDTLDSETFSTENYFSQSQLMLLLGFGLSFALLWGIQLFVFSIDQSILGLFCLGWLALFFILNASASLRATDQGVTTSLLPLAFAAAFIALCIHLSGAGGIAMPAITQTWLLLLALAFPVVTASDNPNVSSVEQSRPGSSQTEPAIHLRALSLTVCLILTFFFIVSSFAPTIQRKSLVLQAEQSLLRGSSVRNAQRYFSQASQADPLSPAPWQALAEIEFREGEQNRSTFERGVELKKEAIQRDPLNPRHYFDLGRQWELQYQATHHQTDLTSALKYFQRAIAGYPHNSLYRAKYAEALSDAGESAASQNEAQRAIELDAANRRGQHVDKYLNEETVSRMKEIINATQSNQN encoded by the coding sequence ATGAGTAAGCAGCGTAAAAAAAAACCGCCCCAGCTGACTCGGGTTGAGACGACCTCGACAGCATCCTCTCTCCTCTGGCTGACCAGTCTACTCCAGGGAGCCCAGCTGTTTCTGGTTGGCACGCTCATATTAGCTCGTTACTTTGTACCAGCAGAATCTGCACCGGACGGGGATACGCTCACGTTCGCACTGGGCTGGTTCCTGGTCTCGATTCTCTATGCCGCCAGCCTGCTGACAGATCGCTCACGATCCTTTCGGCTGGACCTGTTTGACTGCGCGGTCTGGCTGCTGGTAGCAGGTCAGGTTCTCTCCACGCTGGTGATGATCTGGCTTGGAGAAGGACAACAGCGCGATGCTTTAAATATGATGTGGGAATGGGTCGCGCTGGGCTGCAGCTTCTCCCTGATCCGCCGTCTGATTGACACATCTGCGCTGCGCGGCACATTGATTGTGGGATTCATCACCACGGTTGTAGTCCTGTCAGTATATGGGATCTGGCAGCATCATTGGATGTATGATCAACTCTCTAAAGAATACCTGGATGCACGGCAGCAGTATGATGCCACGCGCTCTCCCGAAGCCTTACAGAAGCTGCTTTCGATGGGAGTTCCCTCCGATGCCATCCATGGCAGCAGTCGCAAGTTGTTTGAACAACGACTGTTAAACAGCTCCGAACCGCTGGGCTTGTTCGCGCTCGCAAACACGTTTGCCGGTCTGTTAGCTGTGGGCTTTCTGCTTTCGTTTGCTCTAACCATTGATTGTTTTTTTCAGAAATCCTCGCAATCCAGGTCTCTCTGGAAGCGGTGGAAACCGGGAATCTTTCTGCTCGCGACGATGCTGATCGGTTACTGCCTGATCCTGACTAAAAGCCGCACGGCCTGGGTCGGTCTCATCGGTGGCCTTGTCAGTCTGGGACTGCTGAAACTGCTTCAATCACGCCGGAGCACAACAGCCGATCCTCAACGCTGGAAAAAGCAGGTTCTCAAATGGGGAGGTCTTGCCGCGATCCTCTGTGTAGGATTCTTACTGTTGGCGACTCTGAGTGGAGGTTTTGACCGGGCAGTGTTGACCGAAGCGCCAAAATCGCTTCAATACCGCATCGAATACTGGACGGCAACCTGGGATGTCATCAAAGAAAACCCCCTCTGGGGCACAGGCCCCGGGAATTTCCGTTCGCATTATCTGAAGTTTAAACTGCCTGGATCCAGTGAAGAAATTGCGGATCCGCATAACTTTCTGCTTGATGTCTGGGCCAACGGCGGTCTGATTGCATTCGTGGGATTATTACTGATTCTGTGTCTGACCTGTTACCGTTGGATAATCAAGCCATTGCCCGATCAAGACACTTTGGACTCAGAAACTTTCTCCACAGAAAATTATTTCTCACAATCACAATTGATGCTCCTGCTCGGATTCGGGCTGTCATTTGCCCTGCTCTGGGGAATTCAATTATTTGTGTTCTCCATTGATCAATCGATTCTCGGGCTGTTCTGCCTGGGTTGGCTGGCACTCTTTTTCATTTTGAACGCTAGCGCCAGCTTGAGAGCGACTGATCAGGGTGTAACCACTTCATTATTGCCCCTCGCGTTTGCGGCAGCTTTTATTGCCTTATGTATCCATTTATCAGGTGCGGGGGGAATAGCGATGCCCGCCATCACACAAACCTGGCTGCTGCTACTGGCACTTGCTTTTCCCGTCGTTACTGCATCAGACAATCCTAACGTAAGTTCAGTAGAACAATCGAGACCAGGTTCGTCTCAAACAGAGCCAGCTATACATTTGAGAGCACTTTCATTAACAGTCTGCCTGATCCTGACGTTTTTCTTTATCGTGTCTTCGTTTGCGCCAACAATCCAGAGGAAATCACTCGTACTACAAGCGGAACAGTCACTTCTGCGTGGCTCATCGGTTCGCAATGCGCAACGTTATTTCAGTCAGGCCAGTCAGGCAGATCCACTCTCTCCGGCTCCCTGGCAGGCTTTGGCTGAGATTGAATTTCGAGAAGGAGAACAGAATCGCAGTACGTTTGAACGAGGTGTCGAATTGAAAAAAGAGGCAATTCAACGGGATCCCTTAAATCCACGCCACTACTTCGATCTGGGCCGTCAGTGGGAATTGCAGTATCAGGCCACACATCATCAGACTGATCTGACGTCAGCGCTCAAATATTTCCAGCGCGCCATTGCAGGATATCCCCATAATTCCCTCTATCGAGCCAAATATGCGGAAGCTCTGTCAGACGCAGGAGAGTCTGCCGCAAGTCAGAATGAGGCGCAGCGAGCGATTGAACTGGATGCAGCCAATAGACGTGGTCAGCACGTGGACAAATACTTAAATGAAGAGACTGTAAGTCGAATGAAAGAAATAATTAACGCAACTCAATCGAATCAGAATTGA
- a CDS encoding DUF1573 domain-containing protein: MNLRAATAIIALVIALAGTVWLGRGNGDVQPEAPVQKQVETSEDRPKISPTGPYPKAVVEKARYNFGSMAVGQTLSYNFILKNEGEAPLEVQKGATTCKCTLSEMKENLVAPGESVKIELTWTPKSPQEHFGQTATIWTNDPENQEIKLQIEGTANKLIAFTGDYAGSPQWSLPTMSTTDPVSFSGKIHTKYLNDFKILNIESSKSGLTSKFKPLTPEELKEADAKCGYAIEVTAHPDQFPLGGFNERLTVKTDIPHDLSPPGIGEKHDHEELQDPKHDHEHAEPEGPRNFVIQVSGNHTGPIRIVPTFGVQWNPKTMILNLGEFSAKEGKSVTLSMFVEGKEQPLEIVDQEVAPNFLEFELKKDDKFESKTKQRYELKFAVPPEMSPVFFGRTNLAKVKLQTNHPEAKEIEFRVQFISL, translated from the coding sequence ATGAATTTACGAGCCGCTACGGCGATAATTGCTCTTGTTATTGCACTTGCTGGTACAGTCTGGCTGGGTCGAGGTAACGGAGATGTCCAGCCTGAGGCTCCTGTTCAAAAACAGGTTGAGACCTCAGAAGACCGCCCGAAAATTTCCCCTACCGGCCCCTACCCCAAAGCGGTTGTAGAAAAGGCGCGTTACAACTTCGGCAGTATGGCTGTGGGACAGACACTGTCGTATAACTTCATTCTGAAGAATGAAGGGGAAGCGCCTCTGGAAGTCCAAAAAGGCGCAACCACCTGCAAATGCACACTCAGCGAAATGAAAGAAAATCTGGTTGCCCCGGGTGAGTCTGTAAAAATTGAATTGACCTGGACTCCCAAAAGTCCGCAGGAGCATTTTGGACAGACTGCAACAATCTGGACCAACGACCCGGAAAACCAGGAAATCAAACTGCAGATAGAAGGTACTGCGAACAAGCTGATCGCTTTTACCGGTGACTATGCGGGCAGCCCGCAGTGGTCTCTGCCCACCATGTCCACCACGGATCCAGTTTCGTTCTCGGGAAAAATTCACACCAAATATCTGAACGATTTTAAAATTCTGAATATTGAATCGAGTAAGTCGGGACTGACATCAAAGTTCAAACCACTCACGCCGGAAGAACTGAAAGAAGCCGATGCAAAATGCGGCTATGCCATCGAAGTCACAGCGCACCCCGATCAGTTTCCATTGGGAGGATTCAACGAACGACTCACTGTCAAAACTGATATTCCACATGATTTATCACCACCCGGTATCGGAGAGAAACACGACCACGAGGAACTCCAAGACCCCAAACATGATCATGAACATGCAGAACCAGAGGGACCACGAAATTTCGTGATTCAGGTTTCTGGAAATCACACTGGCCCGATCCGTATTGTTCCCACATTTGGCGTACAGTGGAACCCGAAAACCATGATTTTGAACCTGGGTGAATTCTCAGCTAAGGAGGGAAAGTCAGTCACGCTGTCCATGTTTGTCGAAGGAAAAGAGCAGCCACTGGAAATTGTTGACCAGGAAGTGGCTCCGAATTTTCTTGAATTTGAATTGAAAAAAGATGACAAATTTGAGTCAAAAACCAAGCAGCGTTATGAATTGAAATTTGCCGTTCCTCCCGAGATGTCTCCTGTTTTCTTCGGGAGAACCAATCTGGCGAAAGTCAAACTGCAGACGAATCATCCCGAGGCAAAAGAAATTGAGTTTCGGGTCCAGTTTATTTCTCTGTGA
- a CDS encoding multiheme c-type cytochrome yields the protein MLSNRFSTQILLIAFLSISLQTGCETSSTPEVSLTPEESNQPETQSDQKVTTEPAVKKEQSAAINTPEANHSASQHATTPVKKTAASPSPPKPLFKDWPAPRLAIVLTGERHGYLEPCGCTQNQTGGVSLLANLFKQIEERKWPVTAFDLGGLVKRNRRQSQIKYETILASLKDMNYAGVGLGPEELRFGADIFLQLHNPEPQTPNTTPTFLAANILILETPELGKTAFKIVEVSGVKMAVTSILSKSHVEKFPDITWQEPAKVLPDVIKQMQAAKPDLMILLSQSEKEESKALAEKFPEFDLLLTSGGVEDPLGEPEFIGKTMMVDVGHKGKSAGVVGYYPDQADKADPSKRFRFTVIELDKQRFNDTPKMAEQMQFYQDRLKQEDLAAKELPIDHPRGATFVGAETCGECHTKAYEKWLTTAHAHAYESLINGRKDQIERGEKIVSRIYDPECLSCHVTGWHPQEVLRYKSGFVNKQESPHLLGQQCENCHGPGSGHIELVEMDKLEEAKKVMRVTLAEAKKNTCYQCHDLDNSPKFEFDSYWEKIKHPWRD from the coding sequence ATGTTAAGCAACCGATTTTCAACTCAGATACTCCTGATCGCGTTTCTGAGCATTTCCTTACAGACAGGGTGTGAGACAAGTTCCACACCTGAAGTCAGTCTGACTCCTGAGGAATCAAATCAACCAGAAACACAATCAGACCAAAAGGTTACTACTGAACCTGCTGTCAAAAAAGAGCAATCTGCTGCAATAAATACACCAGAGGCTAATCATTCGGCGTCTCAACACGCGACAACACCCGTAAAAAAAACAGCTGCTTCCCCCAGTCCTCCCAAGCCGCTGTTCAAAGACTGGCCGGCTCCCAGACTGGCGATCGTCCTGACCGGAGAACGGCACGGTTATCTTGAGCCCTGTGGCTGCACACAAAATCAGACGGGGGGCGTTTCCCTGCTGGCCAATCTCTTCAAACAGATCGAAGAGCGAAAATGGCCTGTGACAGCCTTCGATCTGGGGGGACTGGTCAAACGCAATCGCCGTCAGAGTCAGATCAAATACGAAACCATTCTGGCTTCCCTTAAAGACATGAACTATGCAGGCGTCGGACTCGGACCGGAAGAACTTCGTTTCGGAGCTGACATCTTCCTGCAACTGCACAATCCGGAACCACAGACTCCCAATACTACACCCACATTTCTGGCAGCCAACATCCTTATCCTGGAAACTCCCGAACTTGGTAAAACGGCATTTAAAATTGTAGAAGTGAGTGGCGTGAAGATGGCGGTCACTTCGATCCTGAGTAAAAGTCACGTCGAAAAATTTCCCGATATTACCTGGCAGGAACCCGCAAAAGTACTGCCCGATGTCATCAAACAGATGCAGGCTGCCAAACCCGACCTGATGATTCTCCTCTCGCAGTCGGAAAAAGAAGAATCAAAAGCACTCGCTGAAAAATTTCCTGAGTTTGACCTTCTGCTGACTTCTGGTGGTGTGGAAGACCCCCTCGGCGAACCTGAGTTCATTGGAAAAACAATGATGGTGGATGTCGGCCATAAAGGGAAAAGTGCCGGAGTTGTTGGCTACTACCCTGACCAGGCTGACAAAGCAGATCCCTCGAAACGCTTCCGCTTCACGGTAATCGAACTGGATAAACAGCGGTTCAACGATACCCCGAAAATGGCTGAACAGATGCAGTTTTATCAGGATCGTCTCAAGCAGGAAGATCTCGCTGCAAAAGAACTACCCATCGATCACCCTCGTGGCGCCACCTTTGTTGGGGCAGAAACCTGTGGCGAATGCCACACGAAAGCCTATGAAAAATGGCTCACCACCGCACATGCCCACGCCTACGAAAGCCTGATTAACGGCCGTAAAGATCAGATTGAACGAGGTGAGAAAATCGTCTCGCGAATCTACGATCCCGAATGTCTCTCCTGCCATGTTACCGGCTGGCATCCTCAAGAAGTGCTTCGCTACAAAAGTGGATTCGTCAACAAGCAGGAATCTCCCCATCTGTTAGGTCAGCAATGTGAAAACTGCCATGGACCCGGTAGCGGGCATATTGAACTGGTCGAAATGGATAAGCTCGAAGAAGCAAAGAAAGTCATGCGGGTCACGCTTGCCGAAGCCAAAAAGAACACCTGTTATCAGTGTCATGATCTGGACAATAGCCCCAAATTCGAATTCGATTCCTACTGGGAAAAAATCAAACATCCCTGGCGCGATTAA
- the cyaB gene encoding class IV adenylate cyclase yields MLEVEQKFRIHDKEKLIDQLAHLGATPGEPIEQHDYYFAHPVRNFAETDEALRIRRNGADNRITYKGPKRATISKVRKEIELGFESGESAFEQLAETLELLGFEQVRTVKKRRTPYAYSHNQQTFEITIDEVQELGTFAEIELLAQEDQLAAAEAAIIELAKSLELSNQIRLSYLGMLMDRETESASQ; encoded by the coding sequence ATGCTGGAAGTCGAACAAAAATTCCGGATTCATGACAAAGAGAAACTCATCGACCAGTTGGCGCATCTGGGTGCCACTCCTGGTGAACCGATCGAGCAGCATGACTACTACTTTGCACATCCCGTGCGGAACTTCGCGGAAACAGATGAAGCACTCCGCATCCGCCGCAATGGCGCTGATAACCGGATTACCTACAAAGGTCCGAAACGGGCTACCATCAGTAAGGTTCGCAAAGAGATCGAACTGGGCTTTGAGTCGGGAGAATCTGCGTTTGAACAACTGGCAGAAACACTGGAGCTGCTCGGATTCGAACAGGTCCGCACGGTCAAAAAACGACGCACCCCCTATGCTTATTCGCACAATCAGCAAACGTTCGAAATCACGATCGATGAAGTTCAGGAACTGGGTACCTTTGCAGAAATCGAGTTGCTTGCCCAAGAAGATCAGCTGGCAGCCGCCGAAGCAGCGATCATCGAACTGGCAAAATCACTCGAGCTTTCCAATCAAATTCGACTGTCCTATCTGGGCATGCTGATGGATCGGGAAACGGAATCGGCCTCGCAATGA